Proteins encoded within one genomic window of Kibdelosporangium phytohabitans:
- a CDS encoding S8 family peptidase, with product MGRKQCAVLTAALTAAGLVVSPVAGAAELEPGNAAAESRGVVTLITGDQVRVAGDRAAGVRMAKGREHVRVWQYQLNGHDYVVPDDAMRRVSANTLDKRLFDVTGLVRQGYDDARASVVPTIVTSGANRRGSGIQAVDVPKAEAARAWQSQNRAAAAGQKVWLNGKVQPTLDQSVKQVGAPQAWERGLRADGVKVAVLDTGADLNHPDLKSKVDVTKNFTDEDDRDRSGHGTHVASTIAGTGAASNGKYTGVAPGARLMVGKVLGDYGGMESWIIDGMRWAVDNGAKVVNMSLGGGVTDGTDLLSQTVNELSESSGALFVIAAGNNGAPESVGSPGTADRALTVANVTKSDQLSVSSSQGPRAGDHGLKPEISAPGTDIVAARAQGTLTAFSVNEHYAKISGTSMATPHVAGAAAILAGQHPQWTGEQLKNALIGSAKRLPGIDTYAQGSGRLDIARGVSQQVRAEGLLAFGNVWGKQDATRKVTYVNDGPKPIELTLTIDAQKKHGGPANLFTTGKTVTVPANATASVTVNAKATEQPAGEFHGVLRAQAGDVVLTTPLTANLKGAKNTLTVKVPPRDGDPFAALVIVQNEETGVSDGLVTYTGETTFELPAGKYRALGQIVDMSASTLFALPVSVSGATELSVDTKQGKKVTANIDDPDARPQLGGGTGVLSDVDETGPRLGAAVLSGGPPQNLYALGGQRMRGLSLNSSLYFTYPWAITTVNGAGGYEFRDTYAPFDLDLPAQLTARVVDVGEADAESIAKAGDVSGAIALITPKDFSAPVYPPISQLRDGIELLKSKGARAVVSFFNPAADDGAPPALSTVLAFWPQDLQGVQNLLKQRPVELTLTTRPNSPVAYFLSDSVRGVVPTGHDFRYRKDTLGRVDRQINNTLPKGVYRYQPASLTANGLIANMDVETKWPQRRTDYVTAGAELLLLSSAGFDENGGFGNEVTLPVKLKPGERRTSKLFTAPFGPELTQPPVSRQDGKPVPSAYRLGDKVTVAIPMFADSDPGNAAQFDETNTGSTVLVKDGKEIGRRGDRPALGEFAVPAGPGRFKLIADANRPQSELLAPPLSPRTRAEWTFQAPAGNDQRLALPLLDIRFDLPLDDNNTAAAGKPLSGKVNATHQPGARQSWVVDTSVEVSFDDGKTWQRARVHGDRVELPAGQGGFASLRATARDVEGNSVTETVIRAYAIK from the coding sequence ATGGGCAGAAAGCAGTGCGCGGTCCTGACAGCCGCGTTGACCGCTGCCGGGCTGGTGGTTTCACCGGTCGCCGGTGCGGCTGAGCTCGAACCGGGGAATGCCGCCGCTGAGTCGCGGGGTGTGGTCACGCTCATCACCGGTGACCAGGTGCGGGTCGCGGGTGACCGGGCTGCCGGTGTGCGGATGGCCAAGGGCCGTGAGCATGTGCGGGTATGGCAGTACCAGTTGAACGGGCATGACTACGTCGTTCCCGATGACGCCATGCGCCGGGTTTCGGCGAATACGCTGGACAAGCGGTTGTTCGATGTCACTGGGCTTGTCCGGCAGGGATACGACGACGCTCGCGCGTCCGTTGTCCCGACCATCGTCACGAGTGGGGCCAATCGGCGCGGCAGCGGTATCCAGGCTGTCGATGTGCCCAAGGCAGAGGCTGCCAGGGCTTGGCAGTCGCAGAACCGCGCCGCCGCCGCTGGGCAGAAGGTGTGGCTGAACGGCAAGGTCCAGCCCACTCTCGACCAGAGCGTCAAGCAGGTCGGTGCGCCGCAGGCATGGGAGCGGGGTTTACGGGCTGACGGTGTCAAGGTCGCGGTTCTCGACACCGGTGCCGACTTGAACCACCCGGATCTGAAGTCCAAGGTCGATGTCACGAAGAACTTCACCGACGAGGACGACCGGGACCGTTCGGGGCACGGCACGCACGTGGCCAGCACCATCGCGGGTACGGGTGCCGCCTCCAACGGCAAGTACACCGGTGTCGCGCCTGGCGCGAGGCTGATGGTCGGCAAGGTCCTCGGCGACTACGGCGGCATGGAGTCGTGGATCATCGACGGCATGCGTTGGGCTGTCGACAACGGCGCCAAGGTCGTGAACATGAGCCTCGGTGGCGGTGTCACCGACGGCACCGATCTGTTGTCGCAGACGGTGAACGAGCTGTCGGAGTCCTCCGGCGCGCTGTTCGTCATCGCGGCGGGCAACAACGGCGCGCCCGAGAGCGTCGGGTCTCCCGGCACCGCAGACCGGGCGCTCACGGTCGCCAACGTCACCAAGTCCGACCAGCTCAGCGTCAGCTCGAGCCAGGGCCCGCGGGCCGGTGACCACGGGCTCAAGCCCGAGATCTCCGCGCCCGGCACGGACATCGTCGCGGCACGGGCCCAAGGCACCCTGACTGCGTTCTCCGTCAACGAGCACTACGCCAAGATCTCCGGCACGTCCATGGCCACCCCGCACGTCGCCGGGGCGGCGGCCATCCTGGCCGGGCAGCATCCACAGTGGACGGGCGAGCAGCTGAAGAACGCCCTGATCGGCTCGGCCAAGCGCTTGCCCGGCATCGACACCTACGCGCAGGGCTCCGGGCGGCTGGACATCGCCCGCGGCGTCAGCCAGCAGGTCAGGGCGGAAGGTCTGCTCGCGTTCGGCAACGTCTGGGGCAAGCAGGACGCCACCCGCAAGGTCACCTACGTCAACGACGGTCCGAAGCCGATCGAGCTCACCCTGACGATCGACGCGCAGAAGAAGCACGGCGGACCGGCGAACCTTTTCACCACCGGCAAGACCGTCACCGTTCCGGCCAACGCAACCGCGTCGGTCACGGTCAACGCCAAAGCGACCGAGCAGCCGGCCGGCGAGTTCCACGGTGTCCTGCGCGCGCAGGCCGGTGATGTCGTGCTGACCACGCCGTTGACCGCGAACCTCAAAGGCGCCAAGAACACGCTCACGGTCAAGGTGCCGCCGCGGGACGGCGATCCCTTCGCCGCCCTCGTCATCGTGCAGAACGAGGAAACCGGTGTGTCGGACGGACTCGTGACCTACACGGGTGAGACGACCTTCGAACTGCCCGCGGGCAAGTACCGTGCGCTCGGGCAGATCGTGGACATGTCCGCCTCGACCCTGTTCGCTCTGCCGGTGTCGGTTTCCGGTGCGACCGAACTCTCGGTGGACACCAAGCAGGGCAAGAAGGTCACCGCGAACATCGACGACCCCGATGCGCGCCCGCAGCTGGGCGGGGGGACCGGCGTGCTGTCCGATGTGGACGAGACTGGCCCTCGCCTCGGTGCGGCCGTGCTGTCGGGCGGGCCGCCGCAGAACCTGTACGCCCTCGGCGGCCAGCGGATGCGGGGGCTGAGCCTGAACTCGTCGCTCTACTTCACGTACCCGTGGGCGATCACCACAGTCAACGGCGCGGGCGGCTACGAGTTCCGTGACACCTACGCCCCGTTCGACCTGGACCTGCCCGCGCAGTTGACCGCGCGGGTGGTCGACGTCGGTGAGGCCGACGCCGAGTCGATCGCCAAGGCGGGCGACGTGTCCGGTGCGATCGCGTTGATCACCCCGAAGGACTTCAGCGCCCCGGTATACCCGCCGATATCGCAACTGCGCGACGGGATCGAACTGCTGAAGAGCAAGGGCGCACGCGCCGTCGTCTCGTTCTTCAACCCCGCCGCCGACGACGGCGCGCCGCCCGCGTTGAGCACGGTGCTGGCGTTCTGGCCGCAGGACTTGCAAGGCGTGCAGAACCTGTTGAAGCAGCGCCCGGTCGAGCTCACCCTCACCACCCGGCCCAACAGCCCGGTCGCGTACTTCCTCAGCGACTCGGTGCGGGGCGTTGTGCCGACCGGGCACGACTTCCGGTACCGGAAGGACACGCTCGGCCGGGTCGACCGGCAGATCAACAACACCTTGCCGAAGGGCGTATACCGCTACCAGCCGGCGTCGCTCACCGCGAACGGGCTCATCGCCAACATGGACGTGGAGACGAAGTGGCCGCAGCGCCGCACCGACTACGTCACCGCGGGCGCGGAGCTGCTGCTGTTGTCGTCGGCCGGCTTCGACGAGAACGGCGGTTTCGGCAACGAGGTCACGCTCCCGGTCAAGCTCAAGCCGGGTGAGCGGCGGACGTCCAAGCTGTTCACGGCCCCGTTCGGCCCGGAGCTGACGCAGCCTCCGGTCAGCCGCCAGGACGGCAAACCCGTCCCGTCCGCCTACCGGCTCGGCGACAAGGTCACCGTGGCCATCCCGATGTTCGCCGACAGCGACCCCGGCAACGCGGCCCAGTTCGACGAAACCAACACGGGCAGCACAGTGTTGGTCAAGGACGGCAAGGAGATCGGGCGGCGCGGTGACCGTCCGGCGCTGGGCGAGTTCGCCGTTCCCGCCGGGCCGGGCAGGTTCAAGCTGATCGCGGACGCCAACCGGCCGCAGTCGGAGCTGCTGGCACCGCCGTTGTCGCCGCGCACCCGCGCGGAGTGGACGTTCCAGGCGCCGGCGGGCAACGACCAGCGGCTCGCGTTGCCGTTGCTGGACATCCGCTTCGACCTGCCGCTCGACGACAACAACACCGCGGCGGCGGGCAAACCGTTGTCCGGCAAGGTCAACGCGACCCATCAGCCTGGCGCCAGGCAGTCGTGGGTCGTCGACACGTCGGTGGAGGTCTCCTTCGACGATGGCAAGACCTGGCAGCGCGCCAGGGTGCACGGTGACCGCGTGGAACTCCCGGCCGGTCAGGGCGGATTCGCGTCCCTGCGGGCCACCGCGCGGGACGTCGAGGGCAACTCGGTGACGGAGACGGTCATCCGGGCGTACGCCATCAAGTAG
- a CDS encoding M15 family metallopeptidase produces the protein MAVKSALVVLVLVLSAACSAQAAPTARPEDGDVETGGISPFDNDHPAIRNLDPALREAVQQAAKEARAARGIDARVTSGWRSRRYQQRLLDEAVGKHGSVDEARKLVNTPEKSTHVSGKAVDIGPTDAADWFSRKGSRFGLCQIYANEMWHIELATTPGGECPPLLSNAAAG, from the coding sequence ATGGCCGTGAAATCGGCTCTCGTCGTACTGGTCCTCGTCCTTTCCGCTGCCTGCAGCGCGCAAGCCGCGCCGACGGCCCGGCCCGAGGACGGTGATGTCGAGACCGGCGGTATCTCGCCGTTCGACAACGACCACCCCGCCATCCGCAACCTCGATCCGGCGCTGCGGGAAGCCGTTCAGCAGGCGGCGAAGGAAGCCAGAGCGGCCAGGGGCATCGACGCCAGGGTGACGTCCGGCTGGCGCAGCAGGCGGTACCAGCAGCGCCTGCTCGACGAAGCGGTCGGGAAACACGGCAGCGTCGACGAAGCGCGGAAACTCGTCAACACACCGGAGAAGTCCACGCACGTCAGCGGCAAAGCCGTCGACATCGGACCGACCGACGCCGCCGACTGGTTCAGCCGGAAGGGATCCCGGTTCGGCCTGTGCCAGATCTACGCCAACGAGATGTGGCACATCGAACTGGCCACCACACCCGGCGGCGAATGCCCGCCGCTGCTGAGCAACGCCGCCGCCGGGTAG
- a CDS encoding aldo/keto reductase, giving the protein MTLPTRVLGSLEVSAQGLGCMGMSQSYGPADRDESVATINAAIDAGVTLLDTADVYGLGHNEQLVGEAIRTRRDEVVLATKFGFKRILDPDDGGVRGDAEYVRSACDASLRRLGVDHIDLYYAHRIDPAVPVEETVGAMASLVEAGKVRHIGLSEAGAESIRRAYAVHPVTALQSEWSLWTRDIEGDILATCRELGVGIVPFSPLGRGFLTGRLSSAEFGDGDMRAKLPRFTGENRDRNQAIVEALTAVAAKLGITPGQLALAWVQNQGDDVVPIPGTKRRTYLAENVAAATIELTADDLAAITSVAQDFAGARYSPDLSKLVGK; this is encoded by the coding sequence ATGACACTGCCCACCCGCGTGCTGGGAAGCCTCGAGGTCAGTGCACAGGGCCTCGGGTGCATGGGGATGAGCCAGAGTTACGGGCCCGCCGACCGCGACGAGTCCGTCGCGACGATCAACGCGGCCATCGACGCGGGCGTCACGCTGCTGGACACGGCGGACGTCTACGGCCTGGGCCACAACGAGCAACTGGTCGGCGAGGCGATCAGGACCCGGCGCGACGAGGTGGTCCTGGCCACCAAATTCGGGTTCAAGCGCATCCTCGACCCCGACGACGGCGGGGTCCGCGGCGACGCCGAATACGTGCGCTCGGCGTGCGACGCGTCGCTGCGGCGTCTCGGCGTCGACCACATCGACCTCTACTACGCGCACCGCATCGACCCGGCTGTGCCCGTGGAGGAGACCGTCGGTGCGATGGCGTCGCTGGTCGAGGCGGGCAAGGTCCGCCACATCGGCCTGTCCGAGGCAGGCGCGGAATCCATCCGCCGCGCGTACGCCGTGCACCCGGTGACCGCGCTGCAGAGCGAATGGTCGCTCTGGACCAGGGACATCGAGGGCGACATCCTCGCCACGTGCCGTGAACTCGGGGTCGGGATCGTGCCGTTCTCCCCGTTGGGACGCGGTTTCCTGACCGGGCGCCTGAGCTCGGCGGAGTTCGGCGACGGCGACATGCGGGCCAAGCTGCCGCGGTTCACCGGCGAGAACCGCGACCGCAACCAGGCCATCGTCGAAGCGCTGACAGCCGTCGCGGCCAAGCTCGGCATCACTCCTGGGCAACTGGCCCTGGCGTGGGTGCAGAACCAGGGTGACGACGTCGTGCCGATCCCCGGCACCAAGCGCCGCACGTACCTGGCCGAGAACGTCGCGGCGGCCACGATCGAATTGACCGCCGACGACCTCGCGGCGATCACCTCGGTGGCACAGGACTTCGCGGGTGCGCGGTACTCGCCCGACCTGTCCAAACTGGTCGGCAAGTAG
- a CDS encoding MerR family transcriptional regulator: MTYAIAQAAERSGLSIDTLRYYERIGLVEPPARDSGGRRSYTDEDLSWLEFLTKLRTTGMPIRMMREYAQLRMRGAGTNSRRRQILIDHRKDVLNRIAELQTCLEALNYKINLYDDMVQEASA; the protein is encoded by the coding sequence GTGACATACGCGATCGCCCAAGCTGCCGAACGCAGTGGGTTGTCGATTGACACCCTGCGTTACTACGAACGGATCGGCCTGGTCGAGCCCCCCGCCAGGGACTCGGGTGGCAGGCGCAGCTACACCGACGAGGACCTGTCCTGGCTGGAGTTCCTCACCAAGCTGCGCACCACCGGGATGCCGATCCGGATGATGCGCGAGTACGCCCAGCTGCGGATGCGCGGGGCCGGGACCAACTCCCGGCGCCGCCAGATCCTGATCGACCACCGCAAGGACGTGCTCAACCGGATAGCCGAGCTGCAGACCTGTCTCGAAGCACTGAACTACAAGATCAACCTCTACGACGACATGGTGCAGGAGGCCTCCGCATGA
- a CDS encoding type II toxin-antitoxin system death-on-curing family toxin: MITYLDASDLLVLAAAVTGGDLVVRDLGLLDSAAHRPQATVLGVEAYGTLWLKSAALMESIIRNRPLAEGNWRLGWVAAVTLCDINGYWVDADEDAALDLVREVDRGAIDIATIGARFEGWSHPHQ; encoded by the coding sequence GTGATCACCTACCTGGACGCCAGCGATCTGCTGGTGCTCGCGGCGGCGGTGACCGGGGGAGATCTGGTTGTTCGCGACCTCGGCCTGCTCGATTCCGCCGCTCATCGGCCGCAGGCGACCGTGCTCGGCGTCGAAGCGTACGGGACCCTGTGGCTGAAGTCGGCCGCGCTGATGGAGTCCATCATCCGGAACAGACCGCTCGCCGAAGGCAACTGGCGCCTCGGCTGGGTCGCGGCTGTGACGCTGTGCGACATCAACGGTTACTGGGTGGACGCGGACGAGGACGCCGCGCTCGACCTGGTCCGCGAGGTGGACAGGGGCGCGATCGACATCGCCACGATCGGCGCCCGGTTCGAGGGCTGGAGCCACCCACACCAGTGA
- a CDS encoding CopG family transcriptional regulator, with the protein MTLRLSDEESEQLEALAEAEGRSSEEILRLALSERWSKLHKQQQIGDVLERILPRYQGLLERLGTG; encoded by the coding sequence ATGACCTTGCGCCTGAGTGACGAGGAGAGCGAGCAGCTCGAAGCGCTCGCGGAGGCCGAAGGACGCTCCTCAGAGGAGATCCTCCGGCTCGCGCTCTCCGAACGATGGTCGAAGCTGCACAAGCAACAGCAGATCGGCGACGTACTTGAACGCATTCTGCCCCGCTACCAGGGGCTGCTGGAGCGACTCGGGACCGGCTGA
- a CDS encoding TetR/AcrR family transcriptional regulator, whose translation MPRPKTHDDALRVRLLDRAGELLSGEGPDALSLRRLAADVGTSTTAVYSLFGGKPALVRELYVDAFHRFGSRLTQVSLSGDPAEDLVQLGLAYRRAALAEPHLYLIMFTKAVAGFEPDNETAAHVLGPMVEVGRLAGLPDPETAAMTVWGLVHGLVSLELNGNLTDAGHVERVLRAGLAGFSVSVAVQRTASAVVSGSSG comes from the coding sequence GTGCCGCGCCCAAAGACACATGACGACGCTCTGCGCGTTCGTCTGCTAGACCGAGCCGGGGAGTTGTTGTCCGGTGAAGGCCCAGACGCGTTGAGCTTACGCAGACTCGCAGCCGACGTCGGAACGTCGACCACAGCTGTCTACTCGCTGTTCGGGGGAAAGCCCGCGCTCGTGCGAGAGCTGTACGTCGATGCGTTCCACCGGTTCGGCAGCAGGCTCACGCAGGTGAGCCTCTCCGGCGATCCCGCCGAGGACCTCGTCCAGCTCGGCCTGGCCTACCGCCGTGCCGCGCTCGCCGAACCCCACCTGTACCTGATCATGTTCACCAAGGCTGTCGCCGGTTTCGAGCCGGACAACGAGACCGCGGCCCACGTGCTGGGGCCGATGGTCGAGGTCGGCCGCCTGGCGGGTTTACCCGACCCCGAGACCGCCGCGATGACGGTCTGGGGACTCGTGCACGGGTTGGTCTCGCTCGAACTGAACGGGAACCTCACTGACGCCGGCCACGTCGAGCGCGTACTGCGCGCGGGACTGGCCGGCTTCAGCGTTTCGGTGGCAGTGCAACGGACAGCAAGCGCTGTCGTGAGCGGTTCGTCGGGCTGA
- the upp gene encoding uracil phosphoribosyltransferase gives MDVVEVDHPLAKARLTTMRDARTDSAAFRAALQELTLILIYEALRDAPVRVERIHTPVARTDGFWLADPPLLVPVLRAGLGMADQAQKLIPDAQMGFVGMSRDEETLQPTPYMESLPDNLAGRPVFVLDPMLATGGSMRHTIELLTTRGATDVTAVCVLAAPEGIQALAESGLPVRLVTASIDERLNDSGFIVPGLGDAGDRQYGSV, from the coding sequence ATGGACGTCGTCGAGGTCGATCACCCGCTTGCGAAAGCCCGTCTCACCACCATGCGGGACGCTCGCACCGACAGCGCCGCCTTCCGTGCCGCGTTGCAGGAACTCACCCTGATCCTGATCTACGAGGCGTTGCGCGACGCTCCCGTCCGCGTCGAGCGCATCCACACCCCGGTCGCCCGCACCGACGGCTTCTGGCTGGCGGACCCGCCACTGCTGGTGCCGGTCCTGCGCGCCGGGCTCGGCATGGCTGACCAGGCGCAGAAGCTGATCCCGGACGCGCAGATGGGCTTCGTCGGGATGAGCCGCGACGAGGAGACACTGCAGCCGACGCCGTACATGGAGTCGCTGCCGGACAACCTCGCCGGGCGGCCGGTGTTCGTGCTCGACCCGATGCTGGCCACGGGCGGCTCGATGAGGCACACGATCGAACTGCTGACCACGCGCGGTGCGACCGACGTCACGGCCGTGTGCGTGCTCGCCGCGCCGGAGGGGATCCAGGCGCTGGCCGAGTCCGGGCTTCCGGTCCGGTTGGTCACCGCGAGCATCGACGAGCGGCTCAACGACTCCGGCTTCATCGTGCCCGGCCTCGGGGACGCGGGCGACCGCCAGTACGGCTCGGTCTAG
- a CDS encoding DUF1707 SHOCT-like domain-containing protein, whose amino-acid sequence MSQDQPGDHLSIRISNEDRERVAQILHKAMADGRLELSELEERLDAVYAAKTFADLEPVTRDLPVQANSPVPLPPQLPRPGYPPVPGGRIVPGAQPGPGTSIAVMSGVDRKGEWVVPEHHNAVAIMGGVELNLTHARFTAAETTIQCVAFWGGIEIYVPDDIYVIVDGFGFMGAFEDKSMGVQAPGRPVVRITGFAMMGAVEVKPPKKRHLRGSDRHQIEE is encoded by the coding sequence GTGAGCCAAGACCAGCCGGGGGACCACCTGAGCATCCGGATCTCGAACGAGGACCGCGAGCGGGTGGCGCAGATCCTGCACAAAGCGATGGCCGACGGCCGTCTCGAGCTTTCGGAACTGGAGGAACGCCTCGACGCGGTGTACGCCGCGAAGACGTTCGCCGATCTCGAACCGGTCACCCGTGACCTGCCCGTGCAGGCCAACAGCCCGGTCCCGCTGCCGCCGCAGCTGCCGAGGCCCGGGTACCCGCCGGTGCCGGGCGGCCGGATCGTGCCGGGGGCGCAGCCGGGACCCGGCACGTCGATCGCCGTGATGTCCGGCGTCGACCGCAAGGGCGAGTGGGTCGTGCCGGAGCACCACAACGCGGTCGCGATCATGGGCGGTGTCGAGCTCAACCTGACGCACGCCCGGTTCACCGCCGCCGAGACGACCATCCAGTGCGTCGCGTTCTGGGGCGGCATCGAGATCTACGTCCCCGACGACATCTACGTCATCGTGGACGGTTTCGGCTTCATGGGTGCCTTCGAGGACAAGTCGATGGGCGTGCAGGCGCCCGGCCGCCCGGTCGTGCGGATCACCGGTTTCGCGATGATGGGCGCGGTCGAGGTGAAACCGCCGAAGAAGCGGCACCTCAGGGGCAGCGACCGGCACCAGATCGAGGAGTGA
- the deoC gene encoding deoxyribose-phosphate aldolase, protein MATPTTARSDAGLPPELADAKRDEKSLRGFLHGLPGVDQVGVEQRAAGLATRSIKKASKLQAIDMAIAMVDLTTLEGADTQGKVRSLCAKARHPDPERPDVPQVAAVCVYSDLVATAVEALDGTPIGVASVATAFPAGRVARDIKLADVKAAVDAGASEVDMVIDRGAFLSGRYGQVFDEIEAVKAACGDAHLKVILETGELVTYDNVRRASWLALLAGGDFIKTSTGKVSPAATLPVTHVMLQAVHDWHTATGELRGVKPAGGIRDTKTAIRYLVAVREVAGPQWLDPNLFRFGASSLLNDLLMQRRTQLEGHYSGPDYVTVD, encoded by the coding sequence ATGGCCACACCCACGACAGCGAGGTCGGACGCAGGGCTACCGCCCGAACTCGCCGACGCGAAGCGTGACGAGAAGTCCCTGCGCGGATTCCTGCACGGACTGCCCGGTGTCGACCAGGTAGGCGTCGAGCAGCGAGCCGCCGGCCTGGCCACGCGGAGCATCAAGAAAGCCTCGAAGCTGCAGGCCATCGACATGGCCATCGCGATGGTCGACCTGACGACGCTGGAAGGCGCCGACACCCAGGGCAAGGTGCGGTCGCTGTGCGCGAAGGCCCGCCACCCCGACCCCGAGCGGCCCGACGTCCCCCAGGTCGCCGCGGTGTGCGTCTACTCCGACCTCGTCGCGACCGCTGTCGAGGCGCTGGACGGCACGCCGATCGGGGTCGCGAGCGTGGCCACCGCGTTCCCCGCTGGCCGGGTCGCCCGTGACATCAAGCTCGCCGACGTCAAGGCTGCCGTCGACGCCGGTGCGTCCGAAGTGGACATGGTGATCGACAGGGGCGCGTTCCTGTCCGGCCGCTACGGCCAGGTGTTCGACGAGATCGAAGCGGTCAAGGCGGCGTGTGGCGACGCGCACCTGAAGGTCATCCTGGAAACGGGTGAGCTGGTCACCTACGACAACGTGCGCCGCGCGTCCTGGCTGGCGCTGCTGGCCGGTGGCGACTTCATCAAGACCTCGACCGGCAAGGTGTCCCCCGCCGCGACGCTCCCGGTCACGCACGTGATGCTGCAGGCCGTGCACGACTGGCACACCGCGACCGGCGAGCTGCGCGGCGTCAAGCCCGCGGGCGGGATCCGGGACACGAAGACCGCGATCCGCTACCTGGTCGCGGTGCGCGAGGTCGCCGGGCCGCAGTGGCTCGACCCGAACCTGTTCCGGTTCGGCGCGTCCAGCCTGCTCAACGACCTGCTGATGCAGCGGCGAACCCAACTCGAAGGCCACTACAGCGGCCCGGACTACGTGACGGTGGACTGA
- a CDS encoding aldehyde dehydrogenase family protein, translated as MTTWDYAPAPESRDIANLKPSYRMFVDGKFAEGTGEPLKSINPATEEVLAEVSTASPSDVDTAVKAARRAYDKVWGRMPGTERAKYIYRIARMIAERGRELAVLESLDNGKPIKESRDTDIPTASAHFFYHAGWADKLDYAGYGPSPQPLGVAGQVIPWNFPLLMAAWKIAPALACGNTVVLKPAETTPLTALVLAEIIQQADLPPGVVNIIPGAGDIGAELVNHPQVDKVAFTGSTEVGKLIQGSLAGTGKKLTLELGGKAANIVFDDAPLDQAVEGIVNGIFFNQGHVCCAGSRLLVQESIAEQLLAKLHTRVSTLRVGDPLDKNTDVGAINSSEQLAKIRELTQAGDDEGAERWTSPCPLPAKGFFFAPTVFSNVSQAMRIAREEIFGPVLSVLTFRTPEEAVAKANNTPYGLSAGIWTEKGSRILHMAGKMRAGVVWANTFNRFDPTAPFGGYQESGFGREGGRAGLEAYLDV; from the coding sequence ATGACTACATGGGACTACGCACCCGCCCCGGAGTCGCGGGACATCGCCAACCTCAAGCCGAGCTACCGGATGTTCGTCGACGGCAAGTTCGCCGAGGGCACCGGTGAGCCGCTGAAGTCGATCAACCCGGCGACCGAGGAGGTGCTCGCCGAGGTCTCGACCGCGTCACCGTCCGATGTGGACACAGCGGTGAAGGCGGCGCGGCGGGCGTACGACAAGGTGTGGGGCCGGATGCCCGGCACCGAGCGGGCCAAGTACATCTACCGGATCGCGCGGATGATCGCCGAGCGCGGCCGTGAGCTCGCGGTGCTGGAGAGCCTGGACAACGGCAAGCCGATCAAGGAGTCTCGCGACACCGACATCCCGACCGCGTCCGCGCACTTCTTCTACCACGCCGGTTGGGCCGACAAGCTGGACTACGCCGGTTACGGCCCGTCGCCGCAGCCGCTGGGTGTCGCGGGCCAGGTCATCCCGTGGAACTTCCCGCTGCTGATGGCCGCCTGGAAGATCGCGCCCGCTTTGGCGTGCGGCAACACGGTTGTGCTCAAGCCCGCGGAGACGACGCCGCTGACCGCGCTCGTGCTCGCCGAGATCATCCAGCAGGCCGACCTGCCGCCAGGTGTCGTGAACATCATCCCCGGCGCGGGCGACATCGGCGCGGAGCTGGTCAACCACCCGCAGGTCGACAAGGTCGCGTTCACCGGGTCGACCGAGGTCGGCAAGCTGATCCAGGGCTCGCTGGCCGGGACCGGCAAGAAGCTCACCCTGGAACTGGGCGGCAAGGCCGCGAACATCGTTTTCGACGACGCACCGCTCGACCAGGCCGTCGAGGGCATCGTCAACGGGATCTTCTTCAACCAGGGACACGTCTGCTGCGCCGGATCCCGCCTGCTCGTCCAGGAATCGATCGCCGAGCAACTGCTGGCGAAGCTGCACACCCGCGTGTCGACGCTGCGCGTCGGCGACCCGCTCGACAAGAACACCGACGTCGGCGCGATCAACTCCAGCGAGCAGCTGGCCAAGATCCGCGAGCTGACCCAGGCGGGCGACGACGAGGGCGCCGAGCGCTGGACGAGCCCGTGCCCGTTGCCGGCGAAGGGTTTCTTCTTCGCCCCGACGGTGTTCTCGAACGTCAGCCAGGCGATGCGGATCGCCCGTGAGGAGATCTTCGGCCCGGTGCTGTCGGTGCTCACGTTCCGCACCCCGGAGGAAGCCGTGGCCAAGGCGAACAACACGCCGTACGGGCTGTCGGCTGGGATCTGGACCGAGAAGGGCTCCCGGATCCTGCACATGGCCGGCAAGATGCGCGCCGGTGTGGTCTGGGCCAACACGTTCAACCGCTTCGATCCCACCGCCCCGTTCGGTGGCTACCAGGAGTCGGGCTTCGGCCGCGAGGGCGGACGGGCCGGGCTGGAGGCGTACCTCGATGTCTGA